The Cervus canadensis isolate Bull #8, Minnesota chromosome 5, ASM1932006v1, whole genome shotgun sequence genome contains the following window.
GATACCTAGAACTATCCTTTTaccttttccttttaatagatgATTAATTGCTGCTctgctaaagtttttttttttttttttatggctactATATTGCAATCCCAGACATAGTCTGTGCAGTTTCTCTCAGCAAGCCCCAACTGTAATAACTGTTTGCTAATTGTAAAATCCTTATCCAGAATGAGGTTTGGGCAAACAATTTGTACTACTATAATTACATTGTAAAAGTGTTTTAGTCTCTTGATTGTTCAAAATTAATCTTATAAAGGCCTAGGACCATCAGCTTCACAGTTATActtggaaaggaagggagggaagaaagaagacacTTTTCAAAGCTCATGAGTTTAGCTTAAGCCCACCAATTCAAAGTATGTCTTTCTTTAAGGAAAATCTGTTTGTAGGTAATTTAAAGTTGAAGATCATGGTTGAAAAGCACAATAGTCTTTCTACTACTTTAGGTTTGGGGTTGTGCTGGAAAAGGAGAGACTTacctgagtcttctttttccatcccagctagaaaacaaaagaggaaacttACCAGAAAGCATCAATACAAAATACATTCTATTGTCAAAGAACTATGTATATCAAAACTAGCCTCTTCACATTTGAAAACCTGGCCGCAGACCTGAGGTAACACCAAGCCTTAGTCTTTGCCCGAGAACCCCTAGGGCTGTTAAAGACTATGGTCATCAAAATGTATTTCGCAGTAAATTTCTCTCGGTTAGATTATACTTACACAATTCCCTTCGCAGTTCATTTTAGGATCATAAATGTAGCTGTGCCCGTGTCAGTGTTTGGCTTGACGCCCCCACCCCCTACTTCGTTCCCCACTGCCTCCACTCGCGCTTATGCCCAGCGGGCCTGCTGCAGAAAAAGAGCTCACAGCCCAGCCAGCAGCCGTCGGAAGGCGCCCAGGTGTTGGCCGAGACCGGCTGGGGTTCCAGGAAGGAGGCCGGCCCAGTTTGCTCCTCTCTGTAATCTGAAAAGGATTGCCTTTCCTGGCCCAGTCAGCGCAGCTTCCCCGAGAATTAAAACAGAGAAATCGCCTTCCTCGAGACCGGGAGTTTCTATTTTGGCCTGAAATTCTGTTTCCAAGTTCACGTTGGGGAAtggctggggagtgggggagtGAGGAGGtgcggggtggggtggtggtgtcAGGCAGTGGCATAAAGGCGCTGGTAATTCACCTGGATCCTCTCCGCTCTGACACGCGGCCCTGCCTTAACCTCACGCGTGATGTATCGAGAAGTTAGCACCAGAAAACTCTACAGTTGTTTGCgatggagaaaagtaaagatctTAAAACTTGGGGAGTGAGGtggtaaagaagaaaaaggaagagagagatgcAAACGATGAGGGATCCTAGGATGAGTAGTTAAAAGAGAACGCTTTCAAGGCAAAACGATTCCGCAGGCTTTGGGTGAACGTGTCTGTCCTTCGGACACACTTGGGGCGAGTTCGGAGTTGGGGAGGGGATGATGTGCACAAGGCTGGGAAAGCTAAGATGCTCGACTTTATCAAACCTCTACTCTTGGGGGGAACGGGGCGTTGACTCTTGAGAAGTATTAAAAGAAGCAATACTCGTCGCTTAGGGAGATACGTGCGCTCAGTGCAACCTGATTCCAGATCTATGTTCTGATGTTCGCCCTGGGTCCCCTGCTCCTCCAAAGCCCACTTAAACAGAAACTTGAGTTTTGTCTCTTGGACTGATGCGAATTCTCTTTTAGTTTGAACATTAAGAGTTGGCTTCCATACATGTTAGAACTCCTGATCTTTTCCAATCTCTGCGGATGAGAACCCCTAATCTTTCTCAAAACTCTTCTCCGTACCTACACCTCCCCCGCTTCGGGGTGAGGGTTGGTCCGCAGCTGGCCGTGTGGGAAGAAGGTAGGGGCGAAGCAAGCAAGGGGCCGGCTGCTTTGGGAGAGTCAGCCTTTTGGCCACCATCAGGGCGGGAATCGGGACTGGCAGTTTGCATTCCCGGCAGATCGAAGCTCCCTGCTGATCGATTATTTGATAATTGATTTTCCCCGCAGCCAATGCGCGGCAGCCTTGGCAGGGGCGCCTCCTGATTGGCCGAGCCCTCCTCCCGGCTGCCTACCGAGATTTGGGTGAGCTCATTTTCCAGTCGACCGCAGGGGGAGTTTTCTGCGAGGTTTCTGtcgagggaggaaaaaaaaaaaaaaaaaaatcctgctccGAGCCGAGCGAGCTGCGAGCCCTGCTCCGGGATGTGAGGTTTCCAGCCCGCTGGTCGAGCGGCTACGACTGAGCCATCTCGGCAGATCAGAGCCGGGcaggcagaaaaataaaaacgAAAACGGCACcactaaatataataataaaagacaGGCTTAGAGTGGGAAAATAAAGACAAGGAATTTTCTTGTTTAAACTGGAGAATAGGTATTTAAAAGGAGAAAGTTCACACTAGTGGCTGGTTGGGGCCTCCGAGTTGTGGGTAGGGGCAGCTTTTTGTCTGAAATTTCAACCCCTgaagtgaatttctttttcttcggcACTGGGAGTTTTTTTCCCTGCGCCGGACTGGGGATTGAAAAGCGGAGTAAGTGTAAGAAGGTCCGGGGAGATGAGCGCGGGGCGTCGCCGCGGAAAGAGCACGGTGGAGGCCGGAGCCCCTCGGCGCCTCGAAGACAAAGGCGGCGCGGCTGTAGTCCTAGCCGAGCGCGCCGACCccgccgcgccgcgccgcgccctGGGCGCACGGCCGTCTCTCCCGGAGCCGGTCGGAGAAAGAGCTTCATTCCCCGCGGCTCCTGGCCCGGGCTCCACCCGCGAGGTCTGGGCTGCTCCGAGCCCGAGTCGGGTTTCGCTTTCCGGCGATCATAAATAGCTTCGTGTTTGTAAACAGGCGCTGGGGGCACATTCCCGGCTCTCGGCTCAttgttccctcccttcctctctcactTCGCGCAGGACGccaggactggggctgggggcctCCGAGACTAGGAGACGGGGAGGTTCAGACCCCCAGAGTGAGAAAATGCAAGCATTTGCTTTTTCGGGCCAAGTGTCCACCTctgacagcaaaaaaaaaaaaaaaaaaaaaaaaaacaacctcttaaGCTAGATGTGCAGAAAGCCCCAGCAATCCCCACCCCACGTTCTCAGGACTCCTTAGCAGACCCTTTCCCAGCCGTgctcctgctcctcttcctcttcgCTCTCGGTTTGACTTTTCTACGTGGAGTATTTGGTTCTAAGAATCCACTACTTTCTGCATCAGCCCCCCTCCGAGCCGAAAAACACAGGCAGACCCCAATAATTTCGAGGAAAGTCAGGAAGCCTATCCACGGATCCCTGGGCAAAAGAACTCCCGCCGCGGCTTGTCCCGCGTTTATTCCCGATTAATTTCAAGAGAGTCAGCTTTGGGGAGAGAGtctggagggggagggagagaaaagaatatggaaaataaagCCGGCGGCCGGGGGCTTCTGCCCGCGCTTGTGCGCGTGTGCCCTGGGTGTGTGGGTGTTTGTGTCTGGGCGTGCGATTTAATGGAGCGCCTCTCTGCCTCTCCAGTGCGGCCAGAGCTCGCTTCGCGCACCCACCCCTGCCGAGGAGTCTACTTGCTGCAGCCCAATGCATTGTGTAAGACGCGACCTGTTATGGCCACCACTACTTCCGGGTTCTAGCATTCTGGTCGGAATCCACCTCTCCGCCTGTGCAACACACACTTTACACACGCACGGGGACTGCAAGCGGGCAGCATCGATCGTGGCTCCTTTAAGACAAACtcagacagacattttttttaaccCTCCTCCTCTAATCTCCCTCCAGTGCAGCAGTTGCAAagacggagagagagagagagagagaaagagagagcgagcgagagaagagagaaactgaTTAGGAATTAGGACTGATTCAAGGGAAGCGAACGCTAGGGCTTTGTGCATTTGAATATTAACATTTGAGGTGTTCTGACCAGAAGAAGACAGAGCGGATGATCATTCATTCACCACGTTGACAACCTCGCCTGTGATTGACAGCCGGAGTGGCAGAAAGCCATGAGATTTGGTAGTTGGGTCTGAGGggcgctcttttttttttttaaactgattttttggGGAGAGaagatctgcttttttttttttttccttgccccTGCTGCTGTCTTGGAAACGGAGCGCTTTTATGCTCAGTGACTCGGGCGCTTTGCTTCAGGTCCCGTAGACCGAAGATCTGGGACCAGTAGCTCACGTTGCTGGAGACGTTAAGGGATTTTTCGtcgtgctttttcttttttttttttttccgggggAGTTTAcgtatttgtttcttttcacacTGGCCTTAAAGAGGATATATTAGAAGTTGAAGTAGGAAGGGAGCCAGGGAGGCCGATGGCGCAAAGGGTACGTATTAAAAAACAATTGTGGAACTCAAATGTGAGATTAAATTGAAACGTGGCTGAAAGACACTGTTaaaaagtttccttttttctctgtctttttttgaaTGAGGCTCCTAAAGCCGTGGCCTAAAGCAAGAGGATTTATTCAATGCATTTGTAGACTTATGCATGTTACATGTAATTGTTAATTCAAGTAATCAAGTTTCCTATAGGTTCCTAACCAGCagctatataaataaaaatacaagctcGGGCAATcatctgtttaaaaaacaaaaagcgcTGGATACTTGATGTTATATAGCCTGAACATTCAAGGAGCAGaaatttaaagctatttttaaacaaaaataagcagTGAGAAACTTCTGATATGTTATTGATTATGCTCATCTTTAATATCACTGGAAGGGTTTAGCATTTTTAAGCAAATAACTTTGTCATAGTACAacagtttttttgggggggtcggaaagcattcatcttttaaaagtaattttaatgtaCATGACTTTTTATACAAGGTAATATTTTGTAAGTTTTTCTTAGAAAAGCCCTACACTAATTGGATCCTAAGCACACAACTATTCACTTTAAAAATGCAATACTAATTTCCCcaatattcctatttgaatggaAATGTAGTGAGAGTAAAGTGAGACAATGACAACCCAACAGAGGTAGTTTCTTTAAAGAAAGGGGATCTACAAAAAGCCTTCCTTGCATAAATTGTGCCCTGGCCCTCAAAGCTCTGTTTGCAAAAGAAAGTTACTAGGCTGACACATTTTTTCTTTACTCCTTTGGTTCAGGCAAATGTCAGCGTTCTCCCAAACTCTTTTCACACCTCTGGCTTTAAGGAGATGAAAGTGGCAATTCCTCTTTGAAAATCATTTCACTCTCAGTGCCTCCAAATCTTGGGAAAAGAACTTGCCTGAAATGAAGCAATGAGAAAAACCTCAATAGCTAAATTTTGCAcacaaaaataatgacaatatgAAAGTAGTTTTTCTAGAGAACGAAGATGGGGGGTGGTGGTTTGAATGtgcatttacttttaaatttgctttaaacCTGATGACTAACAATTTACCTCATTGCCTTCTAGTTTAGGGGGAAAGTTCATAATAGTAGAAAAAATAGAATAACTGCTCCAACTATAGATTTTCTTTTAACTCGGGGGGAATATTGGCTAATTCTAAATTCAGCCCTAATGTCCAAGAGAAGTTACCCTTCTCTGAGTTTCACTTATAAAGGGGGCAGTTAGTTTTGTATGATTTTGCAAAGTTTGTCTTGGAGAGCAAAGGAAATGCAGTGTCTTGCAGGACTGCCTAACCCCACGCTGGCagggaaataaaatgagaagCCTGTCTGCATTCACGTGCTTGGCTTAGCTGTTCTCAtcgtaactttttttttttttttttaattccccctGATGGGAAGGGGCTGTGAAACTAGGCAGGTTTGTTGCACTGTCCTGGCACGTTTTATTATTGTGATTTTGAATTTCCTCCTCTAGAGACATGCACGATTTACCTTTCGCCCTCCGGGAGAatgcctccctttcttccttctttcttccttccttccttccttgccaAAGGATCCTGAATTTCTGACTAGTTGATAGGGACACAAGTTAGGGCAAGACCATTCCAACTAGCCGAGGTCTCACCAAGAATCCTAgagtttttacttaaaaaaaaaattttttttttaatgagaaatctcAACTTCAGAGAGGCAAGGCCCCCGAATTCGGGGTTGAAGGATCCAGCTGGACTGACATATAAGCTTCGTGCCCTGCCGTCTCCCCTATGTGCCTGCCTGGCCTTCTGAACCTTGTTTCTCTCCTGTTTGTCATGCAGTACGACGATCTGCCCCATTACGGGGGCATGGATGGAGTAGGCATTCCCTCCACGATGTATGGGGACCCGCATGCAGCCAGGTCCATGCAGCCCGTCCACCACCTGAACCACGGGCCTCCTCTGCACTCGCATCAGTATCCGCACACAGCCCACACCAACGCCATGGCTCCCAGCATGGGTTCCTCGGTCAATGACGCTTTAAAGAGAGATAAAGATGCCATTTATGGGTAGGTACAACGGGCAGCAGGTTCAGTAGTTTCGAGGCGAGGCTTTCTTTCCCCATTTCCCTTTGCCCTCGATAGGAGGAAAGTCAGAACTCTCTGGATTTGGAGGTACATTATTTGGtgacttttcattctctttgcatGGAGATTTGGGGGAGGCGGCCAGCCCAGAcgcccccccgcccgcccccgtcTCCGCTCAGGCTCCGCGCCGGTCCAGCGTCCAGCTCCGCCGAGGCCATGCCCGCGGAAGGGTCGCCGTGCGAAAGTTGCCAAAGGTCCCTtgtcctcccaccaccccccgcAGACTCCGGCTCCGTAGTTCAGCGGGTTGGAGTCCTCACTTGCTCGACTTCTCGGGGAGAGTGTTGGGGATTTCTAAACGTAGGCGCCTTTGTGTTGGAACGAAACTTTTAGTTTAAAGGAAAATCTTTTAAGCCACTGATTGTTCTGACTTGCTAAGTTTACTCAGCCACCGTATGCTGGCCTTGCCACCGCACAATAAAATCAAGGGAGGACAGTTGCAGGTCAGGCAAGGGGGAACAGGCTTTGCATTTATGGAGTTTGACCACTGCAGTCGAGGAGAGGAGCTCACTCTGAATTGTTACAGACCTTAAGAAACTTCTGGCCGTTTTAGGACTTTGTGTTTAAGGGCGAAACTTGCAGGATTTAGAAGTAGATGCGGGGTGCTCTCGGCCGGTGTAGGGCTCCGCTGCGGTTCACACCGTGTTCTCCCGGGCCCTGGGGTTAGACCGAAACCCTCTGAAAGTCACTtgtgcctactgtgtgctgagGTATTGGGGGACTGCTTTTTACTTTGCagccacttttatttttatttatttcctcttttgaaagacaaaaaaaccAGGTAACACTCACCCTCCCCGACTGAAAACCCTTTCTGCTTTATCTTCTGGTTCCGTGTGCAGTGGGCTTGTTTAAACCCCAGCGTCCTCTCTGCAGCGTTAGGTGCAAATGGGTTAGGCTCCCGGACAGAACATTTGGGGAAGCTTTGAAAAGGACCCCAAACTGTTAAATTCCCAGCCGGGCTGTGAGAGCTAATAAAAGACTTGAGACACCTCTTTGGGCATTAGAAgaggcttgttttgttttgttttgtttttaatgggcTGAGATAAGCAACATCTAGGCCCCTCGCAATACTAGCTGCTTGGCCATTACGCAGGGACAAAATGAAAGGTCTGACCGCAGACACATTTGAAGGAACTTtcttggggggcggggtgggggggcggtggggacCATCGGTGAAGGGAGGGAAGTGTGCAGGGAGCCGAGGAGGAGCCCTCCGGCCCTCTGAGGGCCGTGGGGTCGGGATCGGTGGTCCAGCTCTCTGACAGTCGGTCGGTCCCACAGCCAGAGAGGTCCTTGCCCCAAGTTAGCTGAGCGCCTGCCTCCAAGATCCCCAGAGTCTGAGCTTCCCGGGGCGGCCTCGGAGGAACCCACTTGAAGGAGATTTCCCACCTCCTGCGCCCCGGCGCCTTTCTCCTCTTCCAGGTCCCGGGTGTGCATCGGAGGGCCGAGGGCTGGTCGGGATGGGAAACTTAATTCAAAATGGCTGCTGGAACCGCTTGGGTTTTATTCTTAGCAAATGTTACTAATTTCTCAGGCCAGATAGGCTGAACCGGTCCTCAGATACGGTCCATGGCTTAGGGCCTCCGACTTTGGGGGGcccaaggaggaaggggaggtgagCAGTCACctggggggtaggggtgggggaaggggaacaAGTAGATGTCAAAATCAGGGAGAGGGAGGTCCCCGTCTTGAGCTCCTCCGGCTGTTTTTCTTGGGCTCCGTGTTTCACTGCCGCGGGACTAACCATTGTGTTGTTTGTGACTGTTGTATTTTCTTGCAGAcaccccctcttccctctcttagCACTGATTTTTGAGAAATGTGAATTAGCTACTTGTACCCCCCGCGAGCCGGGGGTGGCGGGCGGGGACGTCTGCTCGTCAGAGTCATTCAATGAAGATATAGCCGTGTTCGCCAAACAGGTCAGCAAAATCAATGtttcaaaagtaaaaagaaaaaagaaagaaagaaagaaagaacctcCCTCCACACCCCCCCGCCCCAAGCACATTTGCAAAAGTAACCAGCTAAACAGTCTGCCCTAAGCCAGGCCTGGTACACCTTCCCTGAGCTTTTCCTCCTAAATCAGTGTCTGTTTGCGGACGCCCGAAAATCATCCCACTTCTGACCCACTCCCGCTCCCTAACCCGACGCAGAAAGCTCTCTCTGTAAAATGCGACCCCAAACCCCCCGCGCAGGACCTTCCTTGGAGTTGGCGAGCTGGGCAGGGATCTCTTAGCAGCACACTGCTGGGAAAAGTAACCCTGTGCTCTGGGCTTGTTTTCGGATTATTTGACTCATATTGAAGGGTTTCTGCACGGGACGAACTCGGTGTCACCGAGTCTGTCCCGGAGGTTACATCCTGCCCCCGACAGTGTAATGAGGCAAGAAACTAGGAAGGCGACCAGAtttcaaatgtttctttctccccccccccacccctttcccctccctctcccctctccttctcACTTGTATTTAGATTCGCGCAGAAAAACCTCTCTTTTCTTCTAATCCAGAACTGGATAACTTGGTAAGAGCGGACCCCTTACTCCCCTCCCCACatcttccctcccccagccccccttctccccatcctttgCTCTGAGTGCCCTGAGGTTTCTAGACCCTTCCTCCCGTAGCTTGCAAGTGGGCTGCAAGGGTTTCCATCCACCGGCAAGTGGGCCGGGACGGGGTCCGGGGAAATAAATTCACCTCGAGAGGGGCCGGGTGAACCGGCGCGGGGAAACGcgagcttttgttttttatgacAGCCGGGCAGCGCGGCTCTAATCAGCCCGGGGATTTATCTCCGGGCCTGTCAGCGTGTGTGCTTAAACTTTGCGGACTTCCCAGCCCTCAAAGTCGCGTCACGAGGGCAAGCAACCAGGCCAGACCCCCCAAACCACCAGTTTATCGGAAAGGTGTGCAGAAGGCGGCAGAAAGTTTGCAGTGTGAAAAGCCACAGTTTGGAGACTATTGGGAATATTTTCCGTGCACGCCTTCCAAGGAAATACCTAGTGGAGGGGTGCGGCCCTTTGGGGTGGTGCAGGGGCAGTGGGGCTGAGAAAGAGGGGAGCTATGGGGAAGGAGAGTGTTTATGACCCCCACTTAGATGCTTGGTTGTTGTTTTAgctgtttttttctccttaagaAATATAAACCTCTAGATGGTACCCAGTCGCTGCTGTTAAGTTTTAGTGTTATTGCCATAAATCAAAATAACTCTATTtactgggggggaggggagggctggggatgTTAGAGCTGTGACAGCCAATTTTCTGCAAGCTACGAATGGGGCGCTCATTCTTTTTGTATCTTTGCAGATGATTCAAGCCATACAAGTATTAAGGTTTCATCTGTTGGAATTAGAGAAGGTAATTTCTCTagctttttttctgcttttgcttCCCCCTCATGCCCAAACACACAGAAGGGGAGGGTTCAGAATGGCTGAAGTTCAGGCTTCAGAGACATTTGCATAAACGTCTTTCTTTCTGGTAATTAGTGTCAAGGCCAATCTTTGCGTCCATTTCTCTTTGCAGTTTAATTACAATTTCAGACACTAAAACTGGGATTACAAACGCCCTAGCCTTGTATTCATTCTTAATACCTTGCTGGCTTTGTGTAAGTAGTTGCAGGGCTATGCATCCCCTTAGATGTTTAGAAAGCTATCCTGAATTTGCTTCACAGGTTGtaccttctcttcttcctcctagtCTTCTTTGCTacctctggtggtggtggtgggggggggggtttgtTTAGTTTTAGTGAGTTTCTGGAAGACAGTCTGAGAGCAGCGGCAGGTCAGATACAGGGGGAGAGGCGGAGTGGGAGGAGGAGTGGGCGAGGAGTCTGGAGGAGGCGGTGGGGGAGGCACTTTAAAGGTTTTGCAGAGACAAAGCAGAGTTGATAGTTGTGTCAGTTTCTTCAGTCTGGGAATCCTGCACATATCCCACCTTCACACTCAAGAAAGGGTGTGGGATAACGTGATTTTGCTAGCTGTTCTATAAATCTCAGCAATAAAAACTTAATGCATTGTAATTCAAAGTAACATTAAATTGCAAGCACACTGGGGTTTCTTGTGAATTTTTGCATGTCAGTGATGCCTGGGTCCTGTAAGACACTGCTCCACCTATCCCTAAATATTTTGAAGCattcttttcccttaaaaaattaatcagtttGATACCTTTTTGTGGCTGTAGGggttcccccccacacacatcatatcatgagtcttttttttttttaaaggaagcatcCTAATATATGCTTCTTATAGATAGAAACCCTAATTACCAATGTTAAAGGGACTTGGATTGTCAGGCATATAACCTATACCAACACAGTACTGGtcctttatatacatacacaaatatgtatatttaatttttttcttagacaTGTTGGAAAAggatttatgataaaaataactGGACAAAATTAAATAGTTTACCTTAAATGTCACCCACGTAGGTCACCTCTTTAATGGCCACGGCCCCAGGAGCAGATGAATTTAACACGGGTGTTGAATATGTTGTAGCCTGTGAAGCATCTTGTCACTGTCAATTTTCTGGGATATCTCTATTttgcaagaaaagaaagttattcCTAATTCTGGATGCGTCTGGGGGTCTCTGGAGGACAATTGCCCTGTGTTTCCCCTATTTAGAAGTTTGGATCTCACAAGGGGGGTGGATTGCACTTGTCAATGTCATTTATGAACTCCtgattatatttccatttttttatttctgtcataATGTAGGTACACGAATTATGTGACAATTTCTGCCACCGGTATATTAGCTGTTTGAAAGGGAAAATGCCTATCGATTTGGTGATAGACGATAGAGAAGGAGGATCAAAATCAGACAGTGAAGATATAACAAGATCAGCAAATCTAACCGACCAGGTATGCGCTTTTCAATTTCAACatccctgggaaaaaaaaatctgtatgcataTTGCTTGCTGGATCACTACCACCTCCTTTTATTATTTGCATATGATTAAGTCCCTTTTAGATACATTTCCATCGAAatgaaaatttttgaataatGTGGCTATTATTGCTTCATTAAGGCTGGCTCTGGGATTCGACCTGGAGAGATGAGCTTGTAAAAGCTTTGCCTGCAAACTTGACCTGTTTCTTGTcgcttttaatttttgtctttattttatttacccTCTACAATAATGGGAGTGTTAACTGCCAGTGACCGCCTCTGGTGGTAGGGCTTTGTTCTggagcattttttcccccttctctctcaaagaaaagaaaagtgtaaggactgcttatttcttattttattaggAATAAACCCAAGATAGGTGGTctgagagagacagggagggtTTGAAATCTAGCAAATGCTTGCTATTTTCTCCCTGTCTATACGGTTCATTAGCCTGTCTTGTCAGTTTTCCTCGGCCGAACGCTTCTAGACCTCACTGAACATTGCTTTGTGCAGTGCTTGCTGCAAGCTCGCCCATTTTATTGtacttaatagaaaaaataagaccAGGCCGAGGttagaaaaacagataaatatggacgtttctcctcctcctttctacTCATCCTCCAGCCGGTACGTGCTCTGGGCCCTCTGGGTTGGCAGCTTTTGGAAGCGTCTGCGTCAGGGGCTCCTCGCGACTCCCTCGGTGTGGCGGGTGGGGGGACTTCGCGCCGCCCTGCTCTCGCTGCCGGCCTCCGCTGGCTTCGCCCCCTCCTCTCGTCCTCCCTCCAGGCCCTTCTT
Protein-coding sequences here:
- the MEIS1 gene encoding homeobox protein Meis1 isoform X4 gives rise to the protein MAQRYDDLPHYGGMDGVGIPSTMYGDPHAARSMQPVHHLNHGPPLHSHQYPHTAHTNAMAPSMGSSVNDALKRDKDAIYGHPLFPLLALIFEKCELATCTPREPGVAGGDVCSSESFNEDIAVFAKQIRAEKPLFSSNPELDNLMIQAIQVLRFHLLELEKVHELCDNFCHRYISCLKGKMPIDLVIDDREGGSKSDSEDITRSANLTDQPSWNRDHDDTASTRSGGTPGPSSGGHTSHSGDNSSEQGDGLDNSVASPSTGDDDDPDKDKKRHKKRGIFPKVATNIMRAWLFQHLTHPYPSEEQKKQLAQDTGLTILQVNNWFINARRRIVQPMIDQSNRAVSQGTPYNPDGQPMGGFVMDGQQHMGIRAPGPMSGMGMNMGMEGQWHYM
- the MEIS1 gene encoding homeobox protein Meis1 isoform X3, translated to MAQRYDDLPHYGGMDGVGIPSTMYGDPHAARSMQPVHHLNHGPPLHSHQYPHTAHTNAMAPSMGSSVNDALKRDKDAIYGHPLFPLLALIFEKCELATCTPREPGVAGGDVCSSESFNEDIAVFAKQIRAEKPLFSSNPELDNLMIQAIQVLRFHLLELEKVHELCDNFCHRYISCLKGKMPIDLVIDDREGGSKSDSEDITRSANLTDQPSWNRDHDDTASTRSGGTPGPSSGGHTSHSGDNSSEQGDGLDNSVASPSTGDDDDPDKDKKRHKKRGIFPKVATNIMRAWLFQHLTHPYPSEEQKKQLAQDTGLTILQVNNWFINARRRIVQPMIDQSNRAGKSPIVTVFKSRKRKASSSHSPGGPIPVSQGTPYNPDGQPMGGFVMDGQQHMGIRAPGPMSGMGMNMGMEGQWHYM